The following proteins are encoded in a genomic region of Sorangiineae bacterium MSr12523:
- a CDS encoding alpha-ketoacid dehydrogenase subunit beta produces the protein MSVLTFVRAINAALREEMSRDPSIVLLGQDIGRSGGVFRATAGLQREFGAERVFDTPVSEAGMVGTAVGLCMAGLRPVCEIQFDSFSYPAMNQIIAHVSRYRWRTRGKVSMPMVLRMPSGGGVRAPELHSESPEAYFCHTAGLKVVVPSTPADAKGLLASAIRDPDPVVFLEPKKLYRSLEGEVPDGDHTTPLGRVRTVRTGKDVTLIAWGGMVDVAVNTAELVAQRGIECHVCDLRTLSPLDEIGMLRACASGRIIVIQEAARSCSVASEVVARIAESRDVRLRAPIQRVCGFDVPYPFPELEEHHRPNVARVVHAVKRALGEWKDGNVVSSARSR, from the coding sequence ATGAGCGTTCTCACCTTCGTTCGAGCCATCAACGCGGCGTTGCGCGAAGAGATGTCGCGCGATCCGAGCATCGTTCTATTGGGACAGGACATCGGGCGCTCGGGCGGCGTCTTTCGAGCGACGGCAGGCCTGCAGCGCGAATTCGGCGCGGAGCGGGTTTTCGACACCCCGGTTTCCGAGGCGGGCATGGTGGGCACCGCGGTGGGACTTTGCATGGCCGGGCTGCGTCCCGTCTGCGAGATACAATTCGATTCGTTCTCGTATCCGGCGATGAATCAGATCATCGCGCACGTGAGTCGCTATCGCTGGCGAACGCGGGGCAAGGTGAGCATGCCCATGGTGCTGCGCATGCCCAGCGGCGGCGGCGTTCGCGCGCCGGAGCTCCACTCGGAGTCGCCCGAAGCCTATTTTTGCCATACCGCGGGCCTCAAGGTCGTCGTTCCTTCCACCCCGGCCGATGCCAAAGGCCTCCTGGCATCCGCCATTCGCGATCCGGATCCCGTCGTTTTCTTGGAGCCCAAGAAGCTCTATCGCTCGCTCGAGGGCGAGGTGCCCGATGGCGATCATACGACGCCGCTGGGCAGGGTGCGCACGGTACGAACCGGCAAAGACGTTACCTTGATTGCGTGGGGCGGCATGGTCGACGTAGCCGTCAACACGGCGGAGCTCGTGGCCCAGCGCGGTATCGAATGCCACGTATGCGATTTGCGCACGCTCTCACCCCTCGACGAAATCGGGATGTTGCGGGCGTGCGCATCGGGGAGGATCATCGTCATTCAGGAGGCCGCGCGATCGTGCAGCGTGGCCAGCGAAGTGGTGGCACGCATCGCCGAAAGCAGGGACGTCCGCCTGCGTGCTCCCATTCAACGGGTCTGCGGCTTCGATGTGCCGTACCCCTTTCCCGAACTCGAAGAACATCACCGGCCGAACGTGGCGCGCGTCGTTCATGCCGTCAAACGCGCTTTGGGAGAATGGAAAGATGGGAACGTTGTATCGTCTGCCCGATCTCGGTGA
- a CDS encoding 3-methyl-2-oxobutanoate dehydrogenase yields MNRVELAFSNELLLDLARCMILLRTFDERLVVFHRHGRVGNWPLLRGHEAVQVGAARALRPTDWIFPSYREGGVGMLRGLSPSILFAAARGHHCGFWDPHLHRVAPLSVPVGSHISHAAGFAWGERLRGRDTVALVFFGDGATSEGDFHEGANFAALTEAPVVLLCSNNQWAISTPLEKQTRAARIADKGAGYGIPAERVDGNDVVAVYEAVHHAAERARRGQGPTLIECVTYRPSGHAVSDDAGEYRDEAQMARAREHDPVEAFAARLVRDGIALHEQLAAFHGEARDRMNEAIAEAEAMPAADVDLLFENTLAEVPPALALDRELVRRLADKATRRAR; encoded by the coding sequence ATGAATCGCGTGGAATTGGCTTTTTCCAACGAACTATTGCTGGACCTCGCGCGATGCATGATTCTTCTTCGCACGTTCGACGAACGGTTGGTCGTCTTTCATCGGCACGGCCGTGTTGGCAATTGGCCATTGCTCCGCGGGCACGAGGCCGTTCAGGTGGGCGCGGCGCGAGCACTCCGCCCCACCGATTGGATATTTCCCTCGTACCGTGAAGGCGGTGTGGGAATGCTTCGCGGATTGTCCCCCTCGATTCTTTTCGCCGCCGCCCGCGGGCACCATTGCGGCTTTTGGGATCCGCATCTTCATCGCGTTGCCCCACTCAGTGTTCCCGTGGGATCGCATATATCGCACGCCGCGGGTTTCGCGTGGGGAGAGCGGCTGCGCGGGCGCGATACGGTCGCCCTCGTCTTTTTCGGCGATGGTGCCACGTCGGAAGGAGATTTCCACGAGGGGGCAAACTTCGCGGCACTGACCGAGGCGCCGGTGGTCCTCCTTTGCAGCAACAACCAATGGGCCATCAGCACGCCGCTGGAGAAACAAACGCGCGCCGCGCGGATTGCCGACAAGGGCGCGGGCTATGGCATCCCCGCGGAGCGCGTCGATGGGAACGACGTCGTTGCGGTGTACGAGGCCGTGCACCACGCGGCCGAGCGTGCACGTCGCGGCCAGGGGCCCACGTTGATCGAATGCGTCACGTACCGCCCTTCTGGACACGCCGTCTCGGACGACGCGGGCGAGTACCGCGACGAAGCACAAATGGCACGGGCACGCGAGCACGATCCCGTCGAGGCGTTCGCAGCACGACTCGTGCGCGATGGCATTGCCCTTCACGAGCAACTCGCCGCATTCCACGGTGAGGCGCGCGACCGCATGAACGAGGCCATCGCCGAGGCGGAGGCCATGCCCGCCGCTGACGTGGATCTGCTCTTCGAGAACACCCTGGCGGAGGTTCCACCCGCACTCGCGCTCGATCGTGAGCTCGTGCGCCGCTTGGCCGACAAGGCGACAAGGCGGGCACGATGA
- a CDS encoding acyl carrier protein, protein MLGAAGPLPESIPRKKPLREMGVDSFMAVRLRHALQDASGERLPASLLFNYSTIEALAEHLTVRWASARPAMASLRGSEIVARLKDMSEDEAQTFLAAVKS, encoded by the coding sequence ATGCTCGGTGCCGCAGGGCCTCTTCCTGAATCCATTCCGCGCAAGAAACCATTGCGTGAAATGGGCGTCGATTCCTTCATGGCCGTACGTCTTCGACATGCGCTTCAAGACGCGTCGGGCGAACGCCTTCCCGCGTCGCTCCTTTTCAATTATTCCACCATCGAAGCTCTGGCCGAGCATCTCACCGTGCGATGGGCGTCGGCTCGCCCGGCGATGGCCTCCCTGCGCGGTTCGGAGATCGTCGCCCGTTTGAAGGATATGTCCGAGGATGAAGCGCAGACCTTTCTTGCTGCCGTGAAGTCCTGA
- a CDS encoding serine/threonine protein kinase has protein sequence MNNQSVDIPIEIAQNPESPIRPVAMLSSAAAPARAAGGGVVGRYRLIFELGRGGMSDVVLAVIQGPGNFNKLQVLKFLRSSLAQEADFCTMFLEEARLSARINHPNVAQTNEVGFDGSRYFMAMEYLEGQSLDDVLRRVPAEKRPLAVVLRAIADACLGLHFAHELKDFDGTPLKVVHRDVSPQNIFLTYEGTTKLLDFGIAKASDSHSRTEVGIIKGKLAYMSPEQAMSTGQLDRRADVYSMGAILWRIISGRRLWAGATEVAALHSLASREIPPPIASRGTPAELIRICKKAMACDPAERYPTATALRVDLEALIASLGGATSADVGDMVSKAFAERRQEVRAAIDARLSTSTQSIPAIETAQLPRLLPSTAPPPEMDVAPPSSSTPLPAFRRRVHWGLVGAGVAVALGLVAAAVVVTRAPGGAPDGPRPIAAATETTPPAAAVLQSEVTFDVSPPQAQVFVDDIFLIGRPPHGAFPRDDRSHVVRVQAAGFATKFLEVAFGSANLHVEVVLEKERYQAAATPPPPAPVHAPMNRARVASAPPPNAATAESAPAIPPASPPSKPAVHRPASARATIDTGDPWSE, from the coding sequence TTGAACAATCAGTCGGTGGATATCCCGATCGAGATTGCGCAAAACCCTGAATCGCCAATTCGGCCGGTCGCCATGCTTTCGAGCGCGGCAGCCCCGGCGCGTGCCGCCGGAGGGGGCGTCGTTGGGCGGTACCGCCTCATCTTCGAGCTCGGACGCGGCGGAATGTCCGATGTCGTGCTCGCCGTCATCCAGGGCCCGGGCAACTTCAACAAGCTGCAGGTGTTGAAGTTCCTCCGTTCGTCCCTGGCCCAAGAAGCCGACTTTTGCACGATGTTCCTGGAGGAGGCTCGGCTTTCGGCGCGCATCAATCACCCCAACGTGGCGCAAACGAACGAGGTCGGTTTCGACGGCTCTCGGTACTTCATGGCCATGGAGTACCTGGAGGGGCAGAGCTTGGACGACGTGCTGCGCCGCGTCCCAGCCGAAAAGCGACCGCTCGCCGTGGTGCTTCGCGCCATCGCCGATGCCTGCCTGGGCCTGCACTTCGCGCACGAGCTCAAAGACTTCGACGGCACACCGTTGAAGGTGGTTCACCGCGACGTGTCGCCGCAGAACATCTTTCTGACCTACGAGGGCACGACGAAGTTGCTCGACTTCGGCATCGCCAAGGCGAGCGACTCGCACAGTCGGACCGAGGTCGGCATCATCAAAGGAAAGCTCGCGTACATGTCGCCGGAGCAAGCCATGTCGACTGGCCAGCTCGATCGGCGGGCGGACGTGTACTCGATGGGGGCGATTCTGTGGCGCATCATCAGCGGGCGGCGCCTCTGGGCGGGCGCCACGGAGGTGGCGGCGCTGCATTCGCTCGCGTCGCGCGAGATTCCACCGCCGATAGCCTCGCGAGGAACCCCGGCCGAGCTCATTCGCATTTGCAAGAAGGCGATGGCCTGCGATCCGGCGGAGCGCTACCCCACGGCCACCGCGCTGCGGGTCGATCTCGAAGCGCTGATTGCGTCGCTCGGCGGTGCCACGTCGGCCGATGTCGGCGACATGGTCAGCAAGGCCTTCGCCGAGCGCCGGCAGGAGGTGCGAGCCGCCATCGACGCGCGCCTCTCCACCTCGACGCAGAGCATTCCGGCGATCGAGACCGCCCAGCTTCCGCGGTTGCTGCCGTCGACGGCACCTCCACCGGAGATGGACGTTGCGCCGCCGTCGTCGTCGACGCCGCTGCCAGCGTTCCGACGCCGGGTCCATTGGGGTCTCGTGGGGGCGGGCGTCGCCGTGGCGCTGGGACTCGTGGCGGCAGCCGTCGTCGTGACCCGTGCGCCGGGAGGGGCGCCGGACGGGCCTCGTCCCATTGCTGCGGCCACCGAAACGACGCCGCCGGCGGCCGCCGTGCTCCAGAGCGAGGTCACGTTCGACGTGTCGCCGCCCCAGGCGCAGGTTTTCGTCGATGACATTTTCTTGATCGGACGGCCGCCGCACGGTGCATTCCCACGCGATGATCGCTCGCACGTGGTGCGCGTCCAGGCCGCCGGTTTCGCGACCAAGTTCCTCGAGGTGGCGTTCGGCAGCGCAAACCTTCACGTCGAGGTGGTTCTCGAGAAGGAGCGGTACCAAGCGGCCGCCACGCCGCCTCCGCCCGCCCCGGTGCACGCGCCAATGAATCGTGCACGCGTCGCCTCCGCCCCGCCGCCCAACGCGGCCACCGCAGAGAGCGCGCCCGCGATTCCGCCCGCGTCACCGCCGTCGAAGCCCGCAGTGCACAGGCCCGCCTCGGCCCGTGCCACGATCGATACCGGCGATCCTTGGAGCGAGTGA
- a CDS encoding serine/threonine protein kinase: MSRHSAEVPIEMAQGPSSARSSLVVPSAPGTAGRYRLIFELGHGGMSDVVLAVIQGPGNFNKLQVLKFLRASLAEEADFCAMFLEEARLSARINHPNVAQTNEVGFDGSRYFMAMEYLEGHSLDDVLRRIPADKRPLNLVLRAIADACVGLHFAHELKDFDGTPLNVVHRDVSPQNIFLTYEGTTKLLDFGIAKASDSKSRTEVGIIKGKLAYMSPEQAMSGQLDRRADIFSVGAILWRVVTGKRLWAGTSEVAALHALAGRDIPPPLPQRGIPPELVRICQKAMAADPAARYPTAIALHAELERVIASLGGATSAGVADMVSKAFAERRREVKATIEARLSASPSMTGITHVAQLPRLEPSTATGTVEVDAIPLPPSVPARPSRTNWGLAGAGAAIAVGIVAAALIARAPSAGAPEVAASASAAPVLATAPMTELTFDVSPTNAQVFVDDVLLLGRPPRGTFPQDGREHKIRAESPGFSAKTSDVKFGASSVHVEVTLEKERRAAAPAPPTPAAQARPQAARARVAPVPVAAPISPAPPPPPASPSPPPPPSPRVVEPSGPTHALDKDDPWKK, translated from the coding sequence GTGAGCAGGCATTCCGCAGAAGTTCCGATCGAGATGGCGCAGGGGCCGTCCTCCGCGCGGTCATCACTCGTCGTCCCCAGCGCTCCGGGCACCGCAGGACGCTATCGTCTCATCTTCGAACTCGGACACGGTGGAATGTCCGATGTCGTGCTCGCGGTCATTCAAGGGCCCGGAAACTTCAACAAGTTGCAAGTGCTGAAGTTCCTGCGTGCTTCGCTGGCCGAAGAAGCTGATTTTTGCGCCATGTTTCTGGAGGAAGCGCGGCTCTCCGCCCGGATCAATCATCCCAATGTCGCGCAAACGAACGAGGTCGGGTTCGATGGCTCTCGGTACTTCATGGCCATGGAGTACCTCGAGGGCCACAGCCTCGACGACGTGCTGCGCCGCATCCCCGCCGACAAGCGCCCGCTGAATCTGGTGCTCCGGGCCATCGCCGACGCGTGCGTCGGACTCCATTTCGCCCACGAGCTCAAAGACTTCGACGGTACACCGCTGAACGTCGTTCACCGGGACGTGTCGCCGCAGAACATCTTTCTGACCTACGAGGGCACGACCAAACTGCTCGACTTCGGCATCGCCAAAGCGAGCGACTCGAAGAGCCGCACCGAGGTTGGCATCATCAAGGGTAAGCTCGCGTACATGTCGCCGGAGCAGGCCATGTCGGGCCAGCTCGATCGGCGCGCCGACATTTTTTCGGTGGGCGCCATCTTGTGGCGCGTCGTCACGGGCAAGCGTCTCTGGGCGGGAACGAGCGAGGTTGCAGCACTTCACGCCCTCGCAGGACGCGACATTCCACCGCCATTGCCCCAGCGGGGTATCCCTCCGGAGCTGGTGCGCATCTGCCAAAAAGCGATGGCGGCCGATCCCGCCGCGCGGTATCCGACGGCCATCGCACTGCACGCGGAGCTGGAACGCGTGATTGCATCGCTCGGCGGTGCTACCTCGGCGGGGGTCGCGGACATGGTGAGCAAGGCCTTCGCGGAACGCCGGCGCGAGGTGAAGGCGACCATCGAGGCGCGCCTCTCCGCCAGCCCGAGCATGACGGGGATCACCCATGTGGCCCAACTGCCGCGCCTGGAGCCATCGACGGCGACGGGAACGGTCGAAGTCGACGCCATTCCGTTGCCCCCCAGCGTCCCGGCGCGCCCATCACGGACGAATTGGGGGTTGGCAGGGGCGGGGGCGGCGATAGCTGTGGGCATCGTCGCAGCGGCGCTCATTGCGCGCGCTCCCTCGGCAGGGGCGCCGGAGGTCGCGGCGAGCGCATCGGCCGCACCCGTTTTGGCGACGGCGCCAATGACGGAGCTCACCTTCGATGTATCTCCGACCAATGCGCAGGTGTTCGTCGACGACGTCCTTTTGCTTGGGCGGCCGCCGCGAGGAACCTTCCCGCAGGACGGTCGCGAGCACAAGATTCGCGCGGAATCTCCGGGTTTTTCCGCGAAAACGTCGGATGTGAAGTTCGGGGCCTCGAGCGTCCACGTGGAGGTGACCTTGGAAAAAGAACGCCGGGCCGCAGCTCCTGCGCCTCCCACGCCCGCCGCACAGGCGCGACCGCAAGCAGCAAGAGCGCGCGTGGCGCCGGTGCCGGTCGCCGCGCCGATCTCGCCAGCGCCGCCGCCGCCCCCCGCGTCACCGTCACCTCCTCCTCCTCCATCGCCGAGGGTGGTGGAACCGTCGGGCCCCACGCACGCGCTCGACAAGGACGACCCCTGGAAAAAGTGA
- a CDS encoding 2-oxo acid dehydrogenase subunit E2, with amino-acid sequence MGTLYRLPDLGEGISRASIVNWYVREGEHIEPETPMLAVLTDKATVDIPAPCGGIVRRIFAAPEQVVAVGSILVDIGAADQANEARFEETVRFASHNEGEYAGLLSSFPPPPPPPSSVQPLSFMPPKGTHQRIPLSGARRAAAEHLTFAQRIPSVTVVEEADLTTLDRIQGASGVGYIPFLIQAAIASFGETPLANAVFDEGRNELLAYDDVHVGVAVQTNDALLVPVLADAQTFTLDQLEERLVSLATEAHERRLKPADLAGATFTVTFAGHGGGLLATPLLNAPQVAILALNRPTRRPAVVDDELTVRNMAYLALTFDHRALDGRAAGKFLRDVRDRLSDPLRAISAGEFR; translated from the coding sequence ATGGGAACGTTGTATCGTCTGCCCGATCTCGGTGAGGGCATCAGCCGGGCATCCATCGTAAATTGGTACGTGCGCGAGGGAGAACACATCGAGCCCGAGACGCCGATGCTCGCCGTGCTGACCGACAAGGCCACGGTGGACATTCCGGCGCCATGCGGCGGCATCGTCCGGCGCATCTTTGCCGCGCCCGAGCAAGTCGTTGCGGTGGGTAGCATCCTCGTCGACATTGGTGCGGCGGACCAGGCAAACGAGGCTCGTTTCGAGGAGACGGTGCGGTTTGCGTCCCACAACGAGGGCGAGTACGCCGGGCTTCTCTCGAGCTTTCCGCCGCCGCCGCCGCCACCGTCGTCGGTCCAGCCGCTGTCGTTCATGCCCCCGAAGGGCACTCACCAGCGCATCCCTTTGAGCGGAGCGCGACGGGCGGCCGCGGAGCATCTGACCTTCGCCCAGCGCATTCCCTCGGTCACCGTGGTCGAGGAGGCCGACCTCACGACGCTCGATCGCATTCAAGGGGCCTCGGGGGTTGGCTACATCCCATTCCTGATCCAGGCTGCTATTGCGTCATTTGGAGAAACGCCGCTGGCGAATGCCGTCTTCGACGAAGGGCGGAACGAGCTGCTGGCGTACGACGATGTCCACGTCGGCGTCGCCGTGCAAACGAACGATGCGCTGCTGGTTCCCGTTCTCGCCGACGCCCAAACGTTCACGCTCGACCAACTCGAAGAGCGTCTCGTGTCGCTGGCCACCGAAGCGCACGAGCGTCGCCTCAAACCGGCCGATCTCGCGGGGGCGACGTTCACCGTGACCTTTGCCGGGCACGGTGGCGGTTTGCTCGCGACGCCGCTGCTCAATGCTCCGCAGGTGGCGATTCTGGCATTGAATCGCCCCACACGCCGGCCCGCCGTCGTCGACGACGAGCTCACCGTCCGCAATATGGCTTATCTCGCACTGACCTTCGATCATCGCGCCCTCGACGGGCGCGCAGCCGGCAAGTTCCTGCGCGATGTTCGCGATCGCCTCTCCGATCCGCTCCGAGCCATTTCCGCCGGGGAGTTCCGTTAG
- a CDS encoding DUF6184 family natural product biosynthesis lipoprotein — MMRTIFGCLLGLAGLVGVASCSSQHRNTAAVGTTQTTSGTIVPSKVAVQYVAATRCNREHVCNQIGAGKRYDSVETCTRESWRDTHAELGVERCPNGVHESALDKCLYDIGTEVCSTSVANVQRVATCRREMLCP; from the coding sequence ATGATGCGCACAATCTTTGGATGCCTATTGGGATTGGCCGGGCTCGTTGGTGTGGCGTCGTGCTCCTCGCAACATCGCAACACCGCGGCCGTCGGAACGACGCAAACCACCAGCGGTACCATCGTTCCGAGCAAGGTCGCCGTCCAGTACGTCGCGGCGACGCGATGCAACCGCGAACACGTGTGCAATCAGATTGGGGCCGGCAAGCGTTACGACTCCGTCGAAACGTGCACGCGCGAATCTTGGCGTGACACCCACGCCGAATTGGGCGTCGAACGATGCCCCAACGGTGTCCACGAGTCCGCCCTCGACAAATGCCTCTACGACATTGGGACGGAAGTGTGCTCGACCTCCGTCGCCAACGTGCAACGCGTGGCTACGTGCCGCCGCGAGATGCTCTGCCCTTGA